Proteins encoded by one window of Rutidosis leptorrhynchoides isolate AG116_Rl617_1_P2 chromosome 7, CSIRO_AGI_Rlap_v1, whole genome shotgun sequence:
- the LOC139860119 gene encoding secreted RxLR effector protein 161-like has protein sequence MEDERVTKNPLSVNHEISMENTVEKVNQTLYRAIIGSLIYLTASRPDIMFVMCLCTRYQAHPNVNHILAAKKIMRYLKGTPSLGLWYPQKDGFELTAYSDSDYGGCKRDFKSTSGGYQFLGSRLVSWQCKKQTAAAQSTCEAEYITAASCTSQVVWIQQQMRDYDLHIYNTPIYVDNTAAIVAFDRPRFLFLLHVLGVKDMAEVVSDMAEVVSDKELLK, from the exons ATGGAAGATGAAAGAGTTACTAAGAATCCTCTATCGGTGAATCACGAGATTTCAATGGAAAATACAGTGGAAAAAGTTAACCAAACCTTATATAGAGCGATTATTGGTTCATTGATCTATCTTACAGCATCACGACCTGATATCATGTTCGTGATGTGTTTATGTACTCGTTATCAAGCACATCCAAATGTAAATCATATATTAGCTGCAAAGAAGATCATGCGTTATCTTAAGGGGACTCCTAGTTTGGGCTTATGGTATCCACAGAAGGATGGGTTCGAGTTGACAGCTtacagtgattctgactatgggGGATGCAAAAGAGATTTCAAATCTACCTCTGGTGGTTATCAGTTTCTAGGTAGCAGGTTAGTGagttggcagtgtaagaagcaaacAGCTGCTGCACAAtcaacgtgtgaagctgaatatattacTGCTGCAAGTTGTACATCTCAGGTTGTATGGATTCAACAACAAATGCGGGATTACGATTTGCATATTTATAACACTCCTATATATGTTGACAATACTGCTGCTATTGTT GCTTTTGACAGACCGCGCTTCCTATTTTTGTTACATGTGCTTGGAGTGAAAGATATGGCGGAGGTTGTGTCTGATATGGCGGAGGTTGTGTCTGATAAGGAGTTGCTGAAATAA